The DNA window CGCTCTGAGTACGATGACATTCATCTATAAAAAGAAATAATTCACCAACTGCATGTGCTGGCTGACTTTCAAGTTCCTTAATGAATCTTTCAAAATTGTCCACATCTCGTTTTCCAAACTTGTGAACAAGGGAGCACAACAATCTTGGTGAAGTTTTTGAAAGTTGAAGCATCAAATCTCTGCCGCTGGAAGTTCGGATTATATCTTTTTCTCCAACATCGGTGAAAACCCTTTCAATCTGTTTATCCAGTTCATCCCTGTCCGTTATTACGACAACACGGGCATTCGGCTTATTTTCCAATATCCATTTTGCCAAAAGTACCATTACAATACTTTTGCCGCTTCCCTGGGTATGCCAGATTATGCCACCTTCATATCTCTTTACATGCTCTTGGGCTGCCTTTATTCCAAAATACTGGTGAACTCTTGGAAGCTTCTTCATTCCAGCATCGAAAAGAATAAAATTATGCATTATCTCAATGATTCTTTCTTTATTACACATCTTTATAAGGTATTTATCAAGCTGTAAACGGCTGTCATCCTCAATATCTTCCTTCCATGTGAGGAAGAATTTTTCTGGAGTACCGATTGTACCATATCTCAGTCCTTCAGTATCATTTCCAGCGAAAACAAATTGCACCGTAGAAAAGAATTTCTCAATAAAATCTTTATTCTGATTTCTTATACTTTGGCGTATACCATCACCTATAGATACAGTACTTCGTTTAAGTTCAAGAACACCTATTGCAATACCGTTTATGTAAAGGACGACATCGGGTCGTTTTTCTTTTTCTTCAATTACTGTAACTTCTTCCGCTATGTAAAAATCATTTTCCAACGGATGATCCCAATCAATCAAATGGACTGTTTCATAATTTTCCCCAACACCTACCTTAACCTTGACACCATAACGAAGTAGACTGTAAACTTTTTTATTTCTATTGTACAGGTCCTCATTATAATTGGTAGATGTGTGCTGTAGCTCATGAACTGCTCTTTCGATCTGGTTTCTAGTATATCCTCTTTTAGCCAGATATGCCGTCAACAATCCATCTTCGATATTCTTGTTGTCCAGCCGCTCTTCCCAATTTCCAAGGTAGGTGTATTTCAACTCGTTTTTGAATAATGCAATTATACGTTTCTGCGTTTCCCTCTCAATCTGTCCTACATTCGGCATAGCTGTCCTCCTTCAGTGATGCATGATTTAATTGGAGTTACTAAATTACATATATATTTTATCATATTTTGTATAATTGGGATTATTTTTTGCTAAATAAGTCTTATTTTGCCTGTTAATAAATTTTGCATCATTCCTTGCTTGATTTTTTTGTATTTTTCCAGTTTGTTTTCTAATGCGGTTATTTCGGCGTCCATGTCGGATAGTATGGAGGCAATAGCTTTTTGTTCTTCAATAGTTGGTGGTAATAATAAAGGATATGATCTTAATTCTTTTAAATCTACACCAGTCTGACCAGAGGATCTTTGTGAAAGTTTTTCAATAAAGTCAAATAACTTTTCTTGTTTTAAATAATAATACGCATAGATTTTATTAAGCTTCTCACTAGGAATAGCTTTAATTAGTGCAACATTATAAGCTCCGTCGAGCCCGCTTAAAATTTGAAATATTGGTGGTCCATATCTACCAATCATAATGTCTTCTTTACTACAAAATCTTCTAGCCAAACTGATTGGTATATATGTTTTGTACTTGTCAGTTTTATAGTCTCGAATTTGTATTAGTCGAATATAACCTTCTTTCCTTGTAGAAATAAAATAAGTTCTGTCAGGCTGAGATCCTCCCAGAAATTTAATCAAATCACCAATTTGATAAACATGCCAATCCTCAGGAACTATTCCAATTTCAGTTTTTTTGTATTTACCAGCTTTTAAACCAAATTCATTTACACGCTTTTTGCCTGTAAGTAATTCCTGCATAGCTCCCTGTTTAATTACGCGTTTTTTATCAATGAGCTTTTCTAAAGTCTGTATTAATTCATCAATATCAGAAATAGCAGTTGCAATGGCAACTTGCTCATTAATTGTTGGTGGTAATAAAATCTTAAACGACCGGATTTGTCCAAAATTTAGTCCTTGTCTATTTCCTCCCGATTGATAACTTTCAATTTGTTTTTGACCATTAAATGATAGTAAAAAATAATTCAAAAATAAAGGCATCAACAGTGATTTCTTTGTTCGTATAATACAAACATGCTGATTTACATTGCCAGCAACAACTCTGTCATCAGCTATTGAACTACGTCCTATAGAAGCTCCAGTAATGTTTAAAAAAACATCGTCTTTTTCTATTTCAGTTGAGTTAAATTTTTCATGAGTAATATCATCAATAAAAGCAATATCTTCAAGTAATAATTTGCCCCAGCCAATATTTTGACTACGTAGAAAAGGTCTTCCCTCAGGTTTATAAACCTTTTCCCCACCTGTAGGAGTTATTCCACTTCCAACTTTTGTACAGAACTCACCCAATTCTTTTACTTCCCAATCCTCTGGTATTACACCAACCTCAGTAATCTTATATTTATTTTCAATTCTCATAGCCCCATCCTTTCCAGATGAGCCTTAACCTTTTCTTCCATCACCTTAACCTTATCATCCAATTCCATCAAAGTCTTCTCATACCTCTCGGCCAACTCCTTTATCCTCTGAGTCAACCTTTGATTAATGCTATCCATCTGAGAATGCACATCCTTTTCGATAACCGCCATCCATTTATCTTCAACAACCAAAACCTTAATTTCATCTTCCGTAAGCTTTGGATACTTTTCATAAGCTATATTATCTAGCTCTGCCTTAGCATCCTTAATCTTCCTGTTTAACTCCGCTTCTTGATTACATAATTCTAGATATTCTTCCAGTACCTTTCTTTCATCTTTTGCATCCTTACCAACTTCCTTAAGCCTTGCTTGGACACTAGCCTTATTAACCTTTTCTAGTTCTGCAAAATATCCTTCTTCACCGCTATGCTCTTCTTCCAACTCTGCTATCTGCGATACAACACTCTCACATTCAGTCTCCAGCATATCAATATCCTGTTTTTTCTCATAAAAATACCTGTTAATTACCAATTCTTTTGGCACCAGATCACAGGTCCAGCCCTTGTCTACCAACTTCTTTTGCTTATTCTCAATCAGTATTCTGTAAGTTTCAGCCTTCCATCCGTCAACAGATATCATATAACAATCATCCTGCATGATCTCATCCCAAAAATCCATCAGATGCTGGTAAACATCATACTTTGAAATAAGCTTGGTGTCCTTATAATGGGCAAGTATGCTTTCAGACAATTCAAATATAACCTTTTTAGGAACCAAGTCTACTTTCATACCTTTTAGCAAATCTGTATGCTTGACCTTCCATTCTTTAAAATGAGTTTCCATTGCATCTGAAAAAGCTTTAAACTCTTTGTGCTTATGAATAGTGTTCTTTATATCATCCTTTTCCACCTTTAAATCAAAGTACTTTTCCCTTGAGCTTTTGGAAAAAAGTGCTTCCTTAAGATTGGGACATACTTCCCAATACTCGTTCAAAGCATCAATATCATACTTTGGTATTCCACCTGAAAGGTGAGCTTCAATATCCTGTATATCTTCTGCTTCCTGACTGTCTATATATCTTGGAATATTCAAGTTATATTCATTTTTCTCTATCTCTGAAAAAGGCACCATTTTTGAATATTTATCTATTTCAATCTGATTATTAAACACATCCACGATTTTATGAATGTCCATGTGGCGAAGACGGTTTTTGTTTCCATCCTTCATAAAGCCTTTACTTGCATCAATCATAAAAATTCCCTTGCGGTTTACAGCGTTTTCCTTATCAAGTACTATTATACATGCCGGAATTCCAGTTCCATAGAAAAGGTTTGCTGG is part of the Pseudobacteroides sp. genome and encodes:
- a CDS encoding type I restriction-modification system subunit M, with amino-acid sequence MAIKKSELYSSLWSSCDELRGGMDASQYKDYVLVMLFVKYISDKYAGIPYSPVTIPEGATFKDMVALKGTSNIGDDINKKIIGPIAEKNHLSDMPDFNDVNKLGSGKEMVDRLTNLIAIFERRELDFSKNRADGDDILGDAYEYLMRHFATESGKSKGQFYTPAEVSRIIAKIIGINPSNVNAQTTVYDPTCGSGSLLLKVSDEAGIKISLYGQEKDSATTGLARMNMYLHDNPLHEIKQGNTLANPMFKDANGRLKTFDYVVANPPFSDKRWGNGVDAEHDEFERFKDYGVPPAKNGDFAYLLHIIRSLKSGKGKGACILPHGVLFRGNAEAEIRKNLIRKGYIKGIIGLPANLFYGTGIPACIIVLDKENAVNRKGIFMIDASKGFMKDGNKNRLRHMDIHKIVDVFNNQIEIDKYSKMVPFSEIEKNEYNLNIPRYIDSQEAEDIQDIEAHLSGGIPKYDIDALNEYWEVCPNLKEALFSKSSREKYFDLKVEKDDIKNTIHKHKEFKAFSDAMETHFKEWKVKHTDLLKGMKVDLVPKKVIFELSESILAHYKDTKLISKYDVYQHLMDFWDEIMQDDCYMISVDGWKAETYRILIENKQKKLVDKGWTCDLVPKELVINRYFYEKKQDIDMLETECESVVSQIAELEEEHSGEEGYFAELEKVNKASVQARLKEVGKDAKDERKVLEEYLELCNQEAELNRKIKDAKAELDNIAYEKYPKLTEDEIKVLVVEDKWMAVIEKDVHSQMDSINQRLTQRIKELAERYEKTLMELDDKVKVMEEKVKAHLERMGL
- a CDS encoding restriction endonuclease subunit S, with the protein product MRIENKYKITEVGVIPEDWEVKELGEFCTKVGSGITPTGGEKVYKPEGRPFLRSQNIGWGKLLLEDIAFIDDITHEKFNSTEIEKDDVFLNITGASIGRSSIADDRVVAGNVNQHVCIIRTKKSLLMPLFLNYFLLSFNGQKQIESYQSGGNRQGLNFGQIRSFKILLPPTINEQVAIATAISDIDELIQTLEKLIDKKRVIKQGAMQELLTGKKRVNEFGLKAGKYKKTEIGIVPEDWHVYQIGDLIKFLGGSQPDRTYFISTRKEGYIRLIQIRDYKTDKYKTYIPISLARRFCSKEDIMIGRYGPPIFQILSGLDGAYNVALIKAIPSEKLNKIYAYYYLKQEKLFDFIEKLSQRSSGQTGVDLKELRSYPLLLPPTIEEQKAIASILSDMDAEITALENKLEKYKKIKQGMMQNLLTGKIRLI